From the genome of Vanessa tameamea isolate UH-Manoa-2023 chromosome 16, ilVanTame1 primary haplotype, whole genome shotgun sequence, one region includes:
- the LOC113403054 gene encoding zinc finger CCCH domain-containing protein 18 isoform X3, which produces MDSEDSRDATRDVRSSSSSSSSTSRSRRSSSSDSSKKDPKSPPRSPTSPRSNGPRSPSPESHSQLSQRSASMASPIGPKSPDPPKSPSDVASNIGSPEQHEHYSSAPPSAGEGPKTPQSPGSSVKSRPVTPTNRSEPMSPDSASQATSPPSRNLEPRSPTSSPSPDRASSQSSPPRSPIKKNEWSPKEKWRRHTKAEQKMVAAPRNRSRSESSQSSRSSTTYNKRTNSKDPVTEAISDGEMESDQEDGKSRSKSRSKSRSKSVTSDKQDKDHNISHEDLSDVSDVDSIGPDDMEKETKIKSKSPSPNKKKEVVNGNEGTSSQSSPKSDSGKGDAYKLEKVPQEKTSNTEDAEEQLDFEAEEGECIEPAKTRDQSNGDIEAQAREKEDVKAGRRSRGSSLEEGEVSDEAERRPEENEPRPVCRFFSRGACTWGVSCRFLHPGVTDKGNYNMFEVIRGVPPGAAFPAPRDAAPPESAWERGLRTAKEMLRIANKRKEQDMDFEEKKLHLSVGGVVHDPDAELAYAAAAVGASPPHDLPPAHRDPDVYRQYGMMYRGGRFPRPPVDERERYYERERGFERERPFERPPYYDEPMPAPEELPYHKRRVRSSREVIVQRAEIERRESREVREGREVRGREGREGREGREGREGREGRDGRGDEWADPWMRAEPAARKRKPPSSEDSYSSSSSSNSSSRSSGSPGVRRKRRASSSSRQRLSPSVIVRERRLASARATAMNPPAPRRRAASPAAARQLAANPPPPAPHRHKEEMDPYGRNKPASRNRNRKKYSRSSSSGSESSSSSSESESESRSSSSSGSSGTRRARHARLLNAAARPRLNAKSNSGLVPAASAVTSKKEVSSDKEIVGKKRGATSPVSGAAPTKKSVSRREELLKQLKAVEDAIARKRSKI; this is translated from the exons ATGGATTCAGAAGATTCTCGAGATGCTACTAGAGATGTACGATCATCGTCAAGCAGTAGTAGCTCCACTTCTAGAAGTCGTAGAAGTTCATCATCAGACAGTTCTAAAAAAGACCCAAAATCTCCTCCCCGTTCTCCTACCTCACCTAGGTCTAATGGACCACGTTCTCCTTCACCGGAAAGTCATTCACAACTGTCTCAGAGATCTGCTTCTATGG CTTCACCAATTGGCCCTAAGTCTCCAGATCCACCAAAATCACCAAGTGATGTTGCTTCAAATATTGGTTCTCCAGAACAACATGAGCATTATTCATCAGCCCCTCCATCCGCTGGGGAAGGTCCAAAAACACCTCAGAGTCCTGGAAGCTCTGTTAAATCTAGACCTGTTACACCCACAAACAGGTCTGAACCTATGTCTCCTGATTCTGCATCACAGGCGACATCACCACCTTCCAGAAATCTAGAACCACGTTCTCCTACTTCAAGTCCATCACCAGACAGAGCATCATCTCAGTCTTCCCCTCCCAGATCCCCAATTAAGAAAAATGAATGGAGCCCAAAAGAAAAATGGAGAAGACACACAAAGGCTGAACAAAAAATGGTTGCTGCACCACGAAACCGAAGTAGGTCAGAATCAAGTCAATCAAGCAGGAGTTCAACTACATATAACAAAAGAACTAATTCTAAGGATCCTGTTACTGAAGCTATATCTGatg gGGAAATGGAATCAGATCAAGAAGATGGCAAGTCTAGAAGCAAGTCAAGAAGCAAGTCAAGAAGCAAATCAGTGACAAGTGACAAACAAGATAAAGATCACAACATAAGTCATGAAGACTTGTCAGATGTTTCTGATGTAGATTCAATAGGACCTGATGATATGGAAAAAGAAACAAAG attaaatcAAAATCTCCATCACCCAATAAGAAAAAGGAAGTTGTCAATGGTAATGAAGGCACAAGTTCCCAATCATCCCCCAAGTCGGACAGTGGGAAAGGAGATGCCTATAAATTGGAAAAA GTGCCCCAAGAAAAAACAAGTAATACTGAAGATGCTGAAGAGCAATTAGATTTTGAGGCAGAAGAGGGTGAATGTATTGAACCTGCAAAAACCAGAGATCAGTCAAATGGAGACATAGAAGCACAAGCCAGGGAGAAAG AGGACGTGAAAGCCGGTAGACGGTCGCGTGGTTCCTCCCTCGAAGAGGGCGAGGTGTCCGATGAGGCGGAACGACGTCCCGAAGAGAACGAGCCAAGGCCCGTCTGCAGGTTCTTCTCGAGGGGAGCCTGCACCTGGGGCGTCAGTTGCAG ATTCCTGCACCCGGGTGTAACGGACAAGGGCAACTACAACATGTTCGAGGTGATCCGCGGCGTGCCGCCCGGCGCCGCCTTCCCCGCGCCGCGCGACGCCGCGCCGCCCGAGTCCGCCTGGGAGCGCGGCCTGCGCACCGCCAAGGAG ATGCTCCGAATAGCGAACAAGCGCAAGGAGCAAGACATGGACTTCGAGGAGAAGAAATTGCACCTGTCCGTGGGCGGGGTGGTCCACGACCCGGACGCGGAGCTGGCGTACGCGGCCGCCGCCGTGGGCGCGTCGCCGCCGCACGACCTGCCGCCCGCGCACCGCGACCCCGACGTCTACAG gcAATACGGCATGATGTATCGTGGCGGTCGATTCCCCCGTCCACCCGTGGACGAGCGCGAACGATACTACGAGCGCGAACGTGGTTTCGAGCGCGAACGTCCTTTTGAGCGTCCACCTTACTACGACGAGCCCATGCCTGCTCCAGAAGAATTGCCGTACCACAAG CGTCGCGTCCGTTCGTCTCGTGAAGTCATAGTACAGCGCGCGGAAATAGAGCGGCGGGAGAGTCGCGAAGTTCGAGAAGGGCGAGAGGTCCGCGGTCGGGAAGGAAGAGAGGGTCGAGAGGGTCGTGAGGGTCGAGAGGGGCGAGAGGGGCGCGACGGACGCGGAGATGAGTGGGCCGACCCTTGGATGCGCGCCGAACCCGCAGCCAGGAAAAGAAAACCTCCATCTTCAGAGGATTCCTACTCGTCGTCCAG CTCTTCAAATTCCAGTTCGCGTAGTTCAGGCAGCCCTGGGGTGAGGCGTAAAAGAAGAGCATCGTCATCTTCACGACAAAG GCTGTCACCATCGGTAATAGTTCGCGAGCGGCGGCTGGCGTCGGCGCGAGCTACGGCCATGAAcccgcccgcgccgcgccgccgggCGGCCTCGCCCGCCGCCGCGCGGCAGCTGGCCGCCAACCcaccgccgcccgcgccgcaccGACACAAG GAGGAAATGGATCCCTATGGTCGAAATAAACCTGCAAGTCGcaatagaaatagaaaaaaatattccagaTCATCATCATCGGGTTcag aatcaTCATCTTCATCCAGTGAGTCCGAGAGCGAGTCACGTTCGTCTTCTTCATCAGGCAGTTCCGGCACACGGCGAGCTCGACATGCGCGTCTACTTAACGCGGCTGCTAGACCGAG atTAAATGCAAAGTCAAATTCTGGCTTAGTACCCGCAGCTTCAGCTGTAACTAGTAAAAAAGAAGTCTCAAGCGacaaag AAATAGTAGGTAAGAAGAGAGGAGCAACTTCACCCGTGAGCGGGGCAGCACCAACGAAGAAATCTGTTTCCAGAAGAGAAGAActcttaaaacaattaaaagctGTCGAGGATGCAATCGCTAGGAAGAGGTCGAAGATATAG
- the LOC113403054 gene encoding zinc finger CCCH domain-containing protein 18 isoform X1 encodes MDSEDSRDATRDVRSSSSSSSSTSRSRRSSSSDSSKKDPKSPPRSPTSPRSNGPRSPSPESHSQLSQRSASMGKQPHSPDNLSGAHSDINSPENSLPASPIGPKSPDPPKSPSDVASNIGSPEQHEHYSSAPPSAGEGPKTPQSPGSSVKSRPVTPTNRSEPMSPDSASQATSPPSRNLEPRSPTSSPSPDRASSQSSPPRSPIKKNEWSPKEKWRRHTKAEQKMVAAPRNRSRSESSQSSRSSTTYNKRTNSKDPVTEAISDGEMESDQEDGKSRSKSRSKSRSKSVTSDKQDKDHNISHEDLSDVSDVDSIGPDDMEKETKIKSKSPSPNKKKEVVNGNEGTSSQSSPKSDSGKGDAYKLEKVPQEKTSNTEDAEEQLDFEAEEGECIEPAKTRDQSNGDIEAQAREKEDVKAGRRSRGSSLEEGEVSDEAERRPEENEPRPVCRFFSRGACTWGVSCRFLHPGVTDKGNYNMFEVIRGVPPGAAFPAPRDAAPPESAWERGLRTAKEMLRIANKRKEQDMDFEEKKLHLSVGGVVHDPDAELAYAAAAVGASPPHDLPPAHRDPDVYRQYGMMYRGGRFPRPPVDERERYYERERGFERERPFERPPYYDEPMPAPEELPYHKRRVRSSREVIVQRAEIERRESREVREGREVRGREGREGREGREGREGREGRDGRGDEWADPWMRAEPAARKRKPPSSEDSYSSSSSSNSSSRSSGSPGVRRKRRASSSSRQRLSPSVIVRERRLASARATAMNPPAPRRRAASPAAARQLAANPPPPAPHRHKEEMDPYGRNKPASRNRNRKKYSRSSSSGSESSSSSSESESESRSSSSSGSSGTRRARHARLLNAAARPRLNAKSNSGLVPAASAVTSKKEVSSDKEIVGKKRGATSPVSGAAPTKKSVSRREELLKQLKAVEDAIARKRSKI; translated from the exons ATGGATTCAGAAGATTCTCGAGATGCTACTAGAGATGTACGATCATCGTCAAGCAGTAGTAGCTCCACTTCTAGAAGTCGTAGAAGTTCATCATCAGACAGTTCTAAAAAAGACCCAAAATCTCCTCCCCGTTCTCCTACCTCACCTAGGTCTAATGGACCACGTTCTCCTTCACCGGAAAGTCATTCACAACTGTCTCAGAGATCTGCTTCTATGGGTAAACAACCACATTCACCAGATAACTTGAGTGGTGCACATTCAGATATAAATTCACCTGAAAATTCTTTGCCAGCTTCACCAATTGGCCCTAAGTCTCCAGATCCACCAAAATCACCAAGTGATGTTGCTTCAAATATTGGTTCTCCAGAACAACATGAGCATTATTCATCAGCCCCTCCATCCGCTGGGGAAGGTCCAAAAACACCTCAGAGTCCTGGAAGCTCTGTTAAATCTAGACCTGTTACACCCACAAACAGGTCTGAACCTATGTCTCCTGATTCTGCATCACAGGCGACATCACCACCTTCCAGAAATCTAGAACCACGTTCTCCTACTTCAAGTCCATCACCAGACAGAGCATCATCTCAGTCTTCCCCTCCCAGATCCCCAATTAAGAAAAATGAATGGAGCCCAAAAGAAAAATGGAGAAGACACACAAAGGCTGAACAAAAAATGGTTGCTGCACCACGAAACCGAAGTAGGTCAGAATCAAGTCAATCAAGCAGGAGTTCAACTACATATAACAAAAGAACTAATTCTAAGGATCCTGTTACTGAAGCTATATCTGatg gGGAAATGGAATCAGATCAAGAAGATGGCAAGTCTAGAAGCAAGTCAAGAAGCAAGTCAAGAAGCAAATCAGTGACAAGTGACAAACAAGATAAAGATCACAACATAAGTCATGAAGACTTGTCAGATGTTTCTGATGTAGATTCAATAGGACCTGATGATATGGAAAAAGAAACAAAG attaaatcAAAATCTCCATCACCCAATAAGAAAAAGGAAGTTGTCAATGGTAATGAAGGCACAAGTTCCCAATCATCCCCCAAGTCGGACAGTGGGAAAGGAGATGCCTATAAATTGGAAAAA GTGCCCCAAGAAAAAACAAGTAATACTGAAGATGCTGAAGAGCAATTAGATTTTGAGGCAGAAGAGGGTGAATGTATTGAACCTGCAAAAACCAGAGATCAGTCAAATGGAGACATAGAAGCACAAGCCAGGGAGAAAG AGGACGTGAAAGCCGGTAGACGGTCGCGTGGTTCCTCCCTCGAAGAGGGCGAGGTGTCCGATGAGGCGGAACGACGTCCCGAAGAGAACGAGCCAAGGCCCGTCTGCAGGTTCTTCTCGAGGGGAGCCTGCACCTGGGGCGTCAGTTGCAG ATTCCTGCACCCGGGTGTAACGGACAAGGGCAACTACAACATGTTCGAGGTGATCCGCGGCGTGCCGCCCGGCGCCGCCTTCCCCGCGCCGCGCGACGCCGCGCCGCCCGAGTCCGCCTGGGAGCGCGGCCTGCGCACCGCCAAGGAG ATGCTCCGAATAGCGAACAAGCGCAAGGAGCAAGACATGGACTTCGAGGAGAAGAAATTGCACCTGTCCGTGGGCGGGGTGGTCCACGACCCGGACGCGGAGCTGGCGTACGCGGCCGCCGCCGTGGGCGCGTCGCCGCCGCACGACCTGCCGCCCGCGCACCGCGACCCCGACGTCTACAG gcAATACGGCATGATGTATCGTGGCGGTCGATTCCCCCGTCCACCCGTGGACGAGCGCGAACGATACTACGAGCGCGAACGTGGTTTCGAGCGCGAACGTCCTTTTGAGCGTCCACCTTACTACGACGAGCCCATGCCTGCTCCAGAAGAATTGCCGTACCACAAG CGTCGCGTCCGTTCGTCTCGTGAAGTCATAGTACAGCGCGCGGAAATAGAGCGGCGGGAGAGTCGCGAAGTTCGAGAAGGGCGAGAGGTCCGCGGTCGGGAAGGAAGAGAGGGTCGAGAGGGTCGTGAGGGTCGAGAGGGGCGAGAGGGGCGCGACGGACGCGGAGATGAGTGGGCCGACCCTTGGATGCGCGCCGAACCCGCAGCCAGGAAAAGAAAACCTCCATCTTCAGAGGATTCCTACTCGTCGTCCAG CTCTTCAAATTCCAGTTCGCGTAGTTCAGGCAGCCCTGGGGTGAGGCGTAAAAGAAGAGCATCGTCATCTTCACGACAAAG GCTGTCACCATCGGTAATAGTTCGCGAGCGGCGGCTGGCGTCGGCGCGAGCTACGGCCATGAAcccgcccgcgccgcgccgccgggCGGCCTCGCCCGCCGCCGCGCGGCAGCTGGCCGCCAACCcaccgccgcccgcgccgcaccGACACAAG GAGGAAATGGATCCCTATGGTCGAAATAAACCTGCAAGTCGcaatagaaatagaaaaaaatattccagaTCATCATCATCGGGTTcag aatcaTCATCTTCATCCAGTGAGTCCGAGAGCGAGTCACGTTCGTCTTCTTCATCAGGCAGTTCCGGCACACGGCGAGCTCGACATGCGCGTCTACTTAACGCGGCTGCTAGACCGAG atTAAATGCAAAGTCAAATTCTGGCTTAGTACCCGCAGCTTCAGCTGTAACTAGTAAAAAAGAAGTCTCAAGCGacaaag AAATAGTAGGTAAGAAGAGAGGAGCAACTTCACCCGTGAGCGGGGCAGCACCAACGAAGAAATCTGTTTCCAGAAGAGAAGAActcttaaaacaattaaaagctGTCGAGGATGCAATCGCTAGGAAGAGGTCGAAGATATAG
- the LOC113403055 gene encoding ribonucleases P/MRP protein subunit POP1, whose product MESGEFDAALGGPENLPHSANSLKFAASRSVEIAAMTESILRPSKTKLIFQSLPVHMRRRVMSHNCKRLPKRLRESQLEQLKKSGISRQQKRKPSRKHRRRKTNLLEEYNRRQRRNIWLETHIWHAKRFHMVERWGHRLAYRSCDKAFRACYRASSAHCLMQDISYYTPIQIKGPVDTIKDLFNNITDNSCGLGICAKAYINGNREGTINLYKPNCYPYDFIGQIDFLWISSDNSYKEMWLFVHPSQAKIVENVLTELISKSSTDLSNVDSGENLPAKRRKISTKYSEVKIKPMAGIFNRIRLTGPKSHAVLVHSLKCVDNIENVQSNNWIQHLMNKEVNLLLKEKKEYWEQISSLTSPSQLSPRLIIGLVIKDPRWSRPAKRTKAQNNYITSIDAETLINVPPYLSSSPLWDTSVCDIIKEQKITNAKFIEHVTKTHFVPGEINEDDPTLQCIPIILVQRPGSQNSDYKKIGYGCGWDIIIPSGYGLPFWLTLIMFGARSGGLRETENLAFEMGQCYLPPDSEAGRLEEIRIESELKEKYFRRPPSKRVNFVKLAVPYPFICPWKILLKDWGNNVEGKMFVLRDKKVLDTLQDCINNKKKVPKIENSDTCLVPIYIKMQGKGNLTKYSTICLPLVKDISASEELMEPHHEDPNTKLRKQKRLERQKLLKQRRRKRIKLRKKQIVINQKTKRRNKTEPSEYVKAMRELWLPSNIESIRNMGIREVMGYVTQGAFSFSEANIRGIGYIAYNAIMTLDDHYLNKVLVRCTTSKKYRLANIHIIKPP is encoded by the exons ATGGAGTCGGGTGAATTTGATGCTGCTCTTGGTGGACCTGAAAATTTGCCACATTCGGCAAATAGTTTGAAATTTGCTGCTTCTAGAAGTGTAGAAATAGCTGCTATGACTGAAAGTATACTACGGCCAAGTAAAACGAAACTCATATTTCAAAGTTTACCTGTACACATGCGCCGAAGGGTGATGAGCCACAATTGCAAACGTTTACCCAAACGATTACGAGAGAGTCAATTGGAACAACTTAAAAAGAGTGGAATATCTCGACAACAAAAGCGAAAGCCTTCTCGAAAACATAGACGAAGGAAAACAAATTTGTTAGAAGAATATAACAGGCGACAAAGAAGAAATATTTGGTTAGAAACACATATCTGGCATGCTAAAAGGTTTCATATGGTAGAACGTTGGGGACACCGCTTAGCTTACAGATCATGTGATAAGGCATTTAGAGCCTGCTATCGGGCAAGCTCGGCTCATTGTCTAATGCAAGACATATCATACTATACTCCTATCCAAATAAAAGGACCAGTTGACACAATTAAGGACTTATTCAATAATATCACAGACAACAGTTGTGGGCTTGGAATTTGTGCAAAAGCATATATTAATGGAAATAGAGAAGGcaccattaatttatataaacctaATTGTTATCCATATGATTTTATTGgtcaaatagattttttatggaTATCTTCTGATAATAGCTATAAGGAAATGTGGTTATTTGTACATCCCTCTCAAGCTAAAATAGTAGAGAATGTGTTAACTGAATTGATTAGTAAATCAAGTACAGACTTATCAAATGTAGATAGTGGAGAAAATTTACCTGCAAAACGGagaaaaatatcaacaaaatactctgaagttaaaattaaaccaatggctggaatttttaatagaattcgCTTGACGGGACCCAAAAGTCACGCAGTATTGGTTCATTCACTGAAATGTGtagataacatagaaaatgtACAATCTAATAATTGGATTCAGCATCTAATGAACAAAgaagtaaatttattacttaaagaGAAAAAAGAATATTGGGAACAAATTAGTTCTTTGACTTCACCATCTCAACTATCTCCAAGATTAATAATTGGTTTAGTTATAAAAGACCCTCGATGGAGTCGCCCTGCCAAGAGAACAAAAGCTCAAAACAACTATATTACAAGCATTGATGctgaaacattaattaatgtGCCTCCCTACTTATCCTCATCGCCATTGTGGGACACATCTGTAtgtgatattataaaagaacaaaaaattacTAATGCAAAATTTATTGAACATGTAACTAAAACACATTTTGTCCCAGGAGAAATCAATGAAGATGATCCAACACTACAATGTATACCCATTATTTTGGTACAAAGACCTGGATCACAAAATTCAGACTACAAAAAAATTG GTTATGGCTGTGGATGGGATATTATTATACCTTCTGGGTATGGTCTTCCCTTTTGGCTTACTCTAATAATGTTTGGAGCAAGGTCAGGTGGATTAAGAGAAACAGAAAATTTGGCATTTGAAATGGGTCAGTGCTATTTGCCACCAGACTCAGAAGCAGGAAGATTAGAAGAAATAAGAATTGAATctgaattaaaagaaaagtattttaggagaccaccaagtaaaagagTTAATTTTGTGAAACTTGCTGTTCCCTATCCATTTATATGCCCATGGAAAATATTGCTTAAAGACTGGGGCAACAATGTTGAGGGAAAAATGTTTGTTCTGCGTGATAAAAAAGTGTTAGATACATTACag GACTGCATAAACAACAAAAAGAAGGTACCTAAAATAGAAAATTCTGATACTTGTTTAGttcctatttatataaaaatgcaagGAAAAGgaaatttaacgaaatattCAACAATTTGCTTGCCACTTGTAAAAGATATTAGTGCAAGTGAAGAATTAATGGAGCCCCATCATGAAGATCCTAATACAAAATTACGAAAACAAAAAAGGTTGGAACGACAGAAATTACTTAAACAGAGGAGAAGAAAGCGTataaaattgagaaaaaaacaaattgta ATCAATCAAAAAACTAAGAGACGCAATAAAACAGAACCATCTGAGTATGTTAAAGCAATGAGAGAATTGTGGCTTCCTTCAAATATAGAATCCATTCGCAATATGGGTATTCGAGAAGTCATGGGATATGTGACCCAAGGAGCTTTTAGTTTTTCTGAAGCTAATATTCGTGGAATTGGATATATAGCTTATAATGCAATCATGACACTTGACGACCATTACTTAAACAAAGTTCTTGTAAGATGCACAACTTCAAAAAAATACAGGCTagcaaatattcatataataaaaccaCCTTAA
- the LOC113403054 gene encoding zinc finger CCCH domain-containing protein 18 isoform X2, with protein MDSEDSRDATRDVRSSSSSSSSTSRSRRSSSSDSSKKDPKSPPRSPTSPRSNGPRSPSPESHSQLSQRSASMGKQPHSPDNLSGAHSDINSPENSLPASPIGPKSPDPPKSPSDVASNIGSPEQHEHYSSAPPSAGEGPKTPQSPGSSVKSRPVTPTNRSEPMSPDSASQATSPPSRNLEPRSPTSSPSPDRASSQSSPPRSPIKKNEWSPKEKWRRHTKAEQKMVAAPRNRSRSESSQSSRSSTTYNKRTNSKDPVTEAISDGEMESDQEDGKSRSKSRSKSRSKSVTSDKQDKDHNISHEDLSDVSDVDSIGPDDMEKETKIKSKSPSPNKKKEVVNGNEGTSSQSSPKSDSGKGDAYKLEKVPQEKTSNTEDAEEQLDFEAEEGECIEPAKTRDQSNGDIEAQAREKEDVKAGRRSRGSSLEEGEVSDEAERRPEENEPRPVCRFFSRGACTWGVSCRFLHPGVTDKGNYNMFEVIRGVPPGAAFPAPRDAAPPESAWERGLRTAKEMLRIANKRKEQDMDFEEKKLHLSVGGVVHDPDAELAYAAAAVGASPPHDLPPAHRDPDVYRQYGMMYRGGRFPRPPVDERERYYERERGFERERPFERPPYYDEPMPAPEELPYHKRRVRSSREVIVQRAEIERRESREVREGREVRGREGREGREGREGREGREGRDGRGDEWADPWMRAEPAARKRKPPSSEDSYSSSSSRSSGSPGVRRKRRASSSSRQRLSPSVIVRERRLASARATAMNPPAPRRRAASPAAARQLAANPPPPAPHRHKEEMDPYGRNKPASRNRNRKKYSRSSSSGSESSSSSSESESESRSSSSSGSSGTRRARHARLLNAAARPRLNAKSNSGLVPAASAVTSKKEVSSDKEIVGKKRGATSPVSGAAPTKKSVSRREELLKQLKAVEDAIARKRSKI; from the exons ATGGATTCAGAAGATTCTCGAGATGCTACTAGAGATGTACGATCATCGTCAAGCAGTAGTAGCTCCACTTCTAGAAGTCGTAGAAGTTCATCATCAGACAGTTCTAAAAAAGACCCAAAATCTCCTCCCCGTTCTCCTACCTCACCTAGGTCTAATGGACCACGTTCTCCTTCACCGGAAAGTCATTCACAACTGTCTCAGAGATCTGCTTCTATGGGTAAACAACCACATTCACCAGATAACTTGAGTGGTGCACATTCAGATATAAATTCACCTGAAAATTCTTTGCCAGCTTCACCAATTGGCCCTAAGTCTCCAGATCCACCAAAATCACCAAGTGATGTTGCTTCAAATATTGGTTCTCCAGAACAACATGAGCATTATTCATCAGCCCCTCCATCCGCTGGGGAAGGTCCAAAAACACCTCAGAGTCCTGGAAGCTCTGTTAAATCTAGACCTGTTACACCCACAAACAGGTCTGAACCTATGTCTCCTGATTCTGCATCACAGGCGACATCACCACCTTCCAGAAATCTAGAACCACGTTCTCCTACTTCAAGTCCATCACCAGACAGAGCATCATCTCAGTCTTCCCCTCCCAGATCCCCAATTAAGAAAAATGAATGGAGCCCAAAAGAAAAATGGAGAAGACACACAAAGGCTGAACAAAAAATGGTTGCTGCACCACGAAACCGAAGTAGGTCAGAATCAAGTCAATCAAGCAGGAGTTCAACTACATATAACAAAAGAACTAATTCTAAGGATCCTGTTACTGAAGCTATATCTGatg gGGAAATGGAATCAGATCAAGAAGATGGCAAGTCTAGAAGCAAGTCAAGAAGCAAGTCAAGAAGCAAATCAGTGACAAGTGACAAACAAGATAAAGATCACAACATAAGTCATGAAGACTTGTCAGATGTTTCTGATGTAGATTCAATAGGACCTGATGATATGGAAAAAGAAACAAAG attaaatcAAAATCTCCATCACCCAATAAGAAAAAGGAAGTTGTCAATGGTAATGAAGGCACAAGTTCCCAATCATCCCCCAAGTCGGACAGTGGGAAAGGAGATGCCTATAAATTGGAAAAA GTGCCCCAAGAAAAAACAAGTAATACTGAAGATGCTGAAGAGCAATTAGATTTTGAGGCAGAAGAGGGTGAATGTATTGAACCTGCAAAAACCAGAGATCAGTCAAATGGAGACATAGAAGCACAAGCCAGGGAGAAAG AGGACGTGAAAGCCGGTAGACGGTCGCGTGGTTCCTCCCTCGAAGAGGGCGAGGTGTCCGATGAGGCGGAACGACGTCCCGAAGAGAACGAGCCAAGGCCCGTCTGCAGGTTCTTCTCGAGGGGAGCCTGCACCTGGGGCGTCAGTTGCAG ATTCCTGCACCCGGGTGTAACGGACAAGGGCAACTACAACATGTTCGAGGTGATCCGCGGCGTGCCGCCCGGCGCCGCCTTCCCCGCGCCGCGCGACGCCGCGCCGCCCGAGTCCGCCTGGGAGCGCGGCCTGCGCACCGCCAAGGAG ATGCTCCGAATAGCGAACAAGCGCAAGGAGCAAGACATGGACTTCGAGGAGAAGAAATTGCACCTGTCCGTGGGCGGGGTGGTCCACGACCCGGACGCGGAGCTGGCGTACGCGGCCGCCGCCGTGGGCGCGTCGCCGCCGCACGACCTGCCGCCCGCGCACCGCGACCCCGACGTCTACAG gcAATACGGCATGATGTATCGTGGCGGTCGATTCCCCCGTCCACCCGTGGACGAGCGCGAACGATACTACGAGCGCGAACGTGGTTTCGAGCGCGAACGTCCTTTTGAGCGTCCACCTTACTACGACGAGCCCATGCCTGCTCCAGAAGAATTGCCGTACCACAAG CGTCGCGTCCGTTCGTCTCGTGAAGTCATAGTACAGCGCGCGGAAATAGAGCGGCGGGAGAGTCGCGAAGTTCGAGAAGGGCGAGAGGTCCGCGGTCGGGAAGGAAGAGAGGGTCGAGAGGGTCGTGAGGGTCGAGAGGGGCGAGAGGGGCGCGACGGACGCGGAGATGAGTGGGCCGACCCTTGGATGCGCGCCGAACCCGCAGCCAGGAAAAGAAAACCTCCATCTTCAGAGGATTCCTACTCGTCGTCCAG TTCGCGTAGTTCAGGCAGCCCTGGGGTGAGGCGTAAAAGAAGAGCATCGTCATCTTCACGACAAAG GCTGTCACCATCGGTAATAGTTCGCGAGCGGCGGCTGGCGTCGGCGCGAGCTACGGCCATGAAcccgcccgcgccgcgccgccgggCGGCCTCGCCCGCCGCCGCGCGGCAGCTGGCCGCCAACCcaccgccgcccgcgccgcaccGACACAAG GAGGAAATGGATCCCTATGGTCGAAATAAACCTGCAAGTCGcaatagaaatagaaaaaaatattccagaTCATCATCATCGGGTTcag aatcaTCATCTTCATCCAGTGAGTCCGAGAGCGAGTCACGTTCGTCTTCTTCATCAGGCAGTTCCGGCACACGGCGAGCTCGACATGCGCGTCTACTTAACGCGGCTGCTAGACCGAG atTAAATGCAAAGTCAAATTCTGGCTTAGTACCCGCAGCTTCAGCTGTAACTAGTAAAAAAGAAGTCTCAAGCGacaaag AAATAGTAGGTAAGAAGAGAGGAGCAACTTCACCCGTGAGCGGGGCAGCACCAACGAAGAAATCTGTTTCCAGAAGAGAAGAActcttaaaacaattaaaagctGTCGAGGATGCAATCGCTAGGAAGAGGTCGAAGATATAG